A genome region from Camelina sativa cultivar DH55 chromosome 10, Cs, whole genome shotgun sequence includes the following:
- the LOC104720212 gene encoding F-box/kelch-repeat protein At4g39753-like, whose protein sequence is MNTPRALALAHLVKDRKIYVFGGLKHYPHYHETAGAEVFDPKTQNSTPLFCSPIKTPHENNIPQRAVIVLEGKNTSPLYEEDRSFSFLSSNDEIGNKNHELYIEKQLYCRGTRGKILWCVRDELDWKEVKGLEDLQHSHSSSRHSFRINKLCKTSDGNIVIFWMAESLDLCSAEISFERREGGKIWGKIEWSNVVFKVDPFSNSS, encoded by the coding sequence ATGAACACGCCTCGAGCTTTAGCATTGGCCCACTTGGTTAAGGACAGGAAGATATACGTGTTTGGAGGGTTAAAGCATTACCCTCATTACCATGAAACAGCTGGGGCAGAGGTATTTGATCCAAAGACTCAAAATTCGACCCCTCTTTTTTGTTCACCTATTAAGACACCACACGAAAATAATATCCCACAAAGAGCGGTTATAGTTTTAGAAGGGAAGAATACTTCCCCGCTATATGAGGAGGATCGAAGCTTCTCCTTCTTGTCGTCAAATGATGAGATAGGAAACAAAAACCACGAATTGTACATTGAGAAACAATTGTACTGTCGCGGTACTCGTGGAAAAATCTTATGGTGTGTGCGGGACGAATTGGATTGGAAGGAAGTGAAAGGTTTGGAAGATCTGCAACACTCTCACTCTAGTTCAAGACATTCCTTTCGTATCAACAAACTCTGCAAAACTTCTGATGGAAACATTGTTATCTTCTGGATGGCAGAGAGTTTGGACCTTTGCTCTGCCGAGATTTCCTTTGAGAGACGCGAGGGAGGCAAGATTTGGGGGAAGATTGAGTGGTCCAATGTTGTCTTTAAAGTTGATCCTTTCTCAAACTCATCATAG
- the LOC104720213 gene encoding external alternative NAD(P)H-ubiquinone oxidoreductase B3, mitochondrial has protein sequence MRPFTVFERLSKAFHDYPSLSRILVVSTISGGGLMAYSEVNGSYSNNGVETRTRKKKVVLLGTGWAAASFLKSLNNSSYEVQVISPRNYFAFTPLLPSVTCGTVEARSVVEPIRNIGRKNVEMSFLEAECFKIDPESKKVFCRSKQGLDSNGKKAFDVDYDYLVIATGAQSNTFNIPGVEENCHFLKEVEDAQRIRRTVIDSFEKASLPGLNEEERKRMLHFVVVGGGPTGVEFAAELHDFVNDDLVKLYPKSKNLVQITLLEAADHILTMFDKRITKFAEEKFSRDGIDLKLGSMVVNVNDKDISAKTKGGEVSTIPYGMIVWSTGIGTRPVIKEFMKQIGQGNRRALATDEWLRVEGCDNIYALGDCATINQRKVMEDIADIFKKADKDNSGTMTVKNFQQVMGDICDRYPQVDLYLKSKGMRGITDLLKQAQAENGSNKSTELNIEELKSALCHVDSQVKYRHLGQFAPLGGEQTAAQFPGDWVSIGHSSQWLWYSVYASKQVSWRTRVLVVSDWMRRFIFGRDSSRI, from the exons ATGAGACCTTTCACCGTCTTCGAGAGATTATCCAAAGCTTTCCATGATTATCCTTCTCTCTCCAGGATTCTAGTCGTCTCCACCATCAG TGGTGGGGGACTTATGGCCTACTCTGAGGTAAATGGATCCTATAGCAACAATGGTGTTGAAACTAGAACCAGAAAGAAAAAGGTTGTGTTGCTCGGAACTGGATGGGCTGCAGCAAGTTTCTTGAAGAGTTTGAATAACTCCTCTTATGAGGTTCAGGTTATATCGCCTAGAAACTACTTTGCTTTCACTCCCTTGCTACCTAGTGTTACTTGTGGAACTGTTGAAGCTCGCAGCGTTGTTGAACCTATTCGTAACATTGGAAGGAAG AATGTTGAGATGTCTTTCTTGGAGGCAGAATGTTTCAAAATTGATCCAGAAAGCAAGAAAGTGTTTTGCCGATCTAAACAAGGCCTGGATTCGAATGGGAAGAAAGCATTTGATGTTGACTACGACTACCTTGTAATTGCTACTGGAGCTCAGTCCAACACATTTAACATTCCTGGGGTGGAGGAGAACTGTCATTTCCTCAAA GAGGTTGAAGATGCACAGAGAATCCGTCGAACTGTCATTGATTCATTTGAGAAGGCAAGCTTACCGGGACTAAacgaagaagagaggaagagaatgCTACATTTTGTGGTTGTTGGTGGTGGACCAACAGGTGTTGAGTTTGCTGCTGAGCTGCATGATTTTGTTAACGACGATCTAGTCAAACTCTATCCTAAATCCAAGAATTTAGTGCAAATCACTCTTCTTGAGGCTGCAGACCACATCTTGACCAT GTTTGACAAGAGAATTACAAAGTTTGCTGAAGAAAAATTTAGTAGAGATGGTATTGATCTGAAATTAGGTTCCATGGTAGTCAATGTGAATGACAAGGACATTTCTGCTAAAACCAAAGGAGGAGAGGTCTCTACTATTCCTTATGGAATGATCGTTTGGTCAACTGGTATTGGGACTCGTCCTGTGATCAAAGAGTTTATGAAACAAATTGGCCAG GGTAATAGACGTGCTTTAGCAACCGATGAATGGCTTCGAGTTGAAGGATGTGATAATATATATGCACTTGGTGACTGCGCAACAATCAACCAGAGAAAAGTCATG gAAGACATAGCTGATATATTCAAGAAAGCAGATAAGGACAATTCAGGAACAATGACTGTGAAAAATTTTCAACAAGTAATGGGTGACATATGTGATAGATACCCTCAAGTAGATCTCTACTTGAAGAGCAAAGGCATGCGTGGGATCACCGATCTTCTAAAACAAGCACAAGCTGAGAATGGTTCAAATAAGTCCACTGAACTCAATATAGAAGAACTTAAATCGGCTCTTTGTCATGTTGACTCACAAGTGAA GTATCGACATTTAGGACAATTTGCTCCATTAGGAGGCGAACAGACTGCAGCTCAATTTCCAGGAGACTGGGTTTCGATAGGACACAGCAGTCAATGGCTGTGGTACTCCGTTTACGCTAG TAAGCAAGTGAGCTGGCGTACGAGAGTCCTAGTGGTCTCAGACTGGATGAGGCGTTTCATCTTTGGGAGGGATTCAAGTCGCATTTGA